In Chlorobiota bacterium, the sequence AACAACAGGAATCCCAGGCGGTCAAGGTTGCTTCTGGATGACATGAGTTCTGAAATCATCGAACAATCGGATCATGTACTCCGGCGCAAGCTCCATCAAGGCTTTGGGCTGTATCTGCTGGCGCGGTGGGGCATATCGCCGCCCGGGGACGTTGCGGAATTTTGCACCCCACTCCGCCGGCAGCCGGGTGATATCCAGCACGGTTCCATCGCCCCAAACGTTCGGGTCCAGTTTCCGCAGCTGTGCTTCCGGCGATATCAGGAAATTGCAAACCACCATTGCCCCTGCTTTGTGGGCCGAGCGTTTTGCAATCCCCATGTAATGGCTGTTCTGGATTGTTCCGGCATCCAGCACGTAGGCGCGCGCGGTGTTGGGGAAGATCCCTTGCAGCACCTTGTTATCCACCTCGCCATCGTTGTTGCTCATGGTGAAGTTGACCTCGCCATTGGCAAACATCTGGTGAAGCGGAGCAACGGAGGATGGGTAGGTTTTCCCCTCTTTCCAGAAGTATGGCTTCAGGCGGTTGATATATTCCCACAGCTGGGCCGAGTAGGTTGCGTATTTGGCGGAATCGAACGGGCCGGCAATCTGTTGTTCCCCTCCGGCAATGTCAATCAGCAGCGACTTCAGGAAGGTCATGCCGGTGAAAGAATTATCGAACGTGAAGGTTCCCGGGTGGGCTTTCACATACTCCTCCAACTGCTGCCGCGTCCGTGGCGGGTTGGGAACGCGCACGGTGTCGTAGATGATTGCAAGCTGGACGTTCCCCCACGGGCATTCGTAGCCCTCCACCGGCTGCTGGAAATCGGTGTTGATAAACCGGTTGCCAAAATCAATCATCGCGGCGTTCGGCAGCTTGTCAACAAATGGACCATGCAAGGCTTTCACCTGGCGCAGTTGGTAGAAGGTTTCGCCGTTGATCCACATCAGGTCATAACTGCTCTCTTCTTTCCCCGCCTCCGCTTCGGTCATCAGGGTGGAGACGATGGAGTTCCCCTGGTTTCCCACAATGTTCAGCGTCACCCCGTACTGGTTCTTCAGGGCTGGGGCAACGTAGTTTTTCATGTAGTCGTTAATCAGCGGGTCGCCCTGCCACATGGCAAGGGTGACGGTTTGGCCGCGTGCCTCGGCAGCAATCTGCTCCCACGATGCGCTGCTGGGGTCAACCGTCGGCGGCTTGCTGTCGGGCTGCTGGCCACAGCCGATTGGGAGCAAGAACAGGGCAAGCAAGCAAAAGGCAAGCAGGAGTGTTGGGAATTTCATGGAGAAATTGATTCAGAG encodes:
- a CDS encoding ABC transporter substrate-binding protein, with translation MKFPTLLLAFCLLALFLLPIGCGQQPDSKPPTVDPSSASWEQIAAEARGQTVTLAMWQGDPLINDYMKNYVAPALKNQYGVTLNIVGNQGNSIVSTLMTEAEAGKEESSYDLMWINGETFYQLRQVKALHGPFVDKLPNAAMIDFGNRFINTDFQQPVEGYECPWGNVQLAIIYDTVRVPNPPRTRQQLEEYVKAHPGTFTFDNSFTGMTFLKSLLIDIAGGEQQIAGPFDSAKYATYSAQLWEYINRLKPYFWKEGKTYPSSVAPLHQMFANGEVNFTMSNNDGEVDNKVLQGIFPNTARAYVLDAGTIQNSHYMGIAKRSAHKAGAMVVCNFLISPEAQLRKLDPNVWGDGTVLDITRLPAEWGAKFRNVPGRRYAPPRQQIQPKALMELAPEYMIRLFDDFRTHVIQKQP